In the Clupea harengus chromosome 16, Ch_v2.0.2, whole genome shotgun sequence genome, one interval contains:
- the LOC105893999 gene encoding calcitonin gene-related peptide 1, translated as MNHLRPPALVIALLLVLCFADAAPKNRYSVSSSEQGDEVPERESWMFPGFSTHPFLSLVGTRPQRAVTATNSHHLEKRKCNTATCVTQRLADFLTRSSNTIGTVYAPTNVGSSTYGKRELQSPNYLYL; from the exons ATGAACCACCTGAGACCACCAGCCCTTGTGATCGCGCTGCTGCTCGTGCTGTGTTTCGCGGATGCTGCCCCAAAAAACAG GTACTCCGTTTCCTCCAGCGAACAGGGGGACGAAGTacctgagagagaaagctggATGTTCCCAGGATTTTCTACTCATCCTTTCCTCAGTTTGGTGGGCACGCGACCCCAGAGAGCCGTCACAGCGACAAACAG CCACCACTTGGAGAAGCGCAAGTGTAACACTGCCACCTGCGTGACCCAGAGACTGGCCGACTTCCTCACCCGCTCCAGCAACACCATCGGCACCGTCTACGCCCCGACCAACGTGGGGTCCAGCACCTATGGCAAGCGGGAGCTTCAGTCACCCAACTACCTTTACCTATAG
- the LOC105894003 gene encoding solute carrier organic anion transporter family member 1C1-like produces the protein MTAEGRPEGFREPPSINGSTSNLKANAPTKCCTPNLKLFIGVLALCYFSKSLTGSYTKSTITQVERRFEIPSSTVGIIDGSFEMGNLLVITMVSYFGAKFHRPRIIGTGALLMSLGTFLMALPHFLMGRYNYETAAGRTFTSDANSTFSSPCSSASSQGTLQQPAPGCQVGEEESSPMWIMVLVGNIIRGIGEATIGPLGVAFIDDFARPENSAFYIGCLHTIAVIGPLFGYTLGSLCASLYVDIGFVNLDSVTITPQDSRWVGAWWLGYVVAGGLTFITALPFWFLPRSLPEAPRPPKNQYDEDPDAPALEPLNTLQEEETPNISEIAKDFLPSLKRLFTNKIYILYLLSNIVMFNAFVVIITYTPKFFEQQFGMSASKTNFLIGIGTMPAVSLGIFLSGVIMKKFKLGLLGAARVAFFTSIGGFLLTLPFFALSCQNIEVAGLTALYPGPEAVRSDVGVLSTCNNACGCHQNQWDPVCGQNGVTYISPCLAGCTSTQGAGRNMSFHGCSCIQSSGLSVGNSSAVLGQCPREKACSTMVYIYVALQAVSFFVYCLGSTPMFIITLRSVEPELKSLSVGVFMLMLRVLGGIPAPMYFGALIDSTCLKWGSRRCGGSGACRLYDINTFRWLFLGVTSCLRLLGYVMFWVAITQIKRTLLRARRAQDIELQKTQGNRDQAQDNTENEASEKMNISDGQSADGSEKMGITDSLAANGNDKMNIIGGHAATGSEGMNIDDKNARQTDD, from the exons ATGACGGCCGAGGGGAGACCAGAGGGATTCAGGGAGCCGCCCTCCATTAATGGCAGCACCAGCAACCTCAAAGCCAACGCACCGACCAAGTGCTGCACCCCGAATCTGAAG CTGTTCATCGGGGTGCTGGCCTTGTGCTATTTCTCCAAGTCTCTGACCGGGAGCTACACCAAGAGCACCATCACTCAGGTGGAGCGACGCTTTGAGATCCCCAGCTCCACCGTGGGCATCATCGACGGCAGCTTTGAGATGG GTAACCTGCTGGTGATCACTATGGTGAGTTACTTCGGAGCGAAGTTCCACCGGCCGAGGATTATTGGAACCGGAGCTCTGCTGATGTCGTTGGGGACGTTCCTTATGGCTCTACCACACTTCCTCATGGGCAG ATATAACTATGAGACGGCGGCGGGAAGGACATTCACGTCTGACGCCAACTCCACCTTCAGTTCCCCCTGCTCCAGCGCCTCTTCCCAGGGTACCTTGCAGCAGCCAGCACCCG GATGTcaggtaggagaggaggagagctctCCCATGTGGATAATGGTACTGGTGGGTAATATCATCCGTGGCATTGGTGAGGCCACCATTGGACCCCTGGGCGTGGCTTTCATCGATGATTTTGCACGGCCAGAAAACTCTGCCTTCTACATCG GATGCTTGCACACCATCGCAGTGATTGGCCCTCTGTTCGGCTATACTCTGGGCTCTCTCTGTGCCAGCCTATACGTGGACATCGGCTTTGTCAACCTGG ACAGTGTGACCATCACGCCCCAGGACTCCCGCTGGGTGGGGGCCTGGTGGCTGGGGTACGTGGTTGCGGGAGGGCTCACCTTCAtcactgccctccccttctGGTTCCTGCCCCGCTCTCTCCCTGAGGCCCCCCGACCCCCCAAAAACCAGTATGACGAGGACCCGGACGCCCCCGCACTGGAGCCTCTCAATaccctgcaggaggaggagacgccTAACATCAGTGAGATCGCCAAAG ACTTTCTGCCTTCGCTGAAGCGCTTGTTCACAAATAAGATATACATTCTTTATCTGCTCTCCAACATTGTGATGTTCAACGCCTTTGTCGTAATCATCACCTACACACCCAAGTTCTTTGAGCAGCAGTTTGGAATGAGCGCCTCCAAGACCAACTTCCTCATAG GTATTGGCACCATGCCAGCAGTGTCTCTGGGCATATTCCTGAGTGGCGTCATCATGAAGAAGTTTAAGCTGGGGCTGCTGGGGGCGGCCCGAGTCGCCTTCTTCACCTCCATCGGAGGCTTCCTGCTCACGCTGCCATTCTTCGCCCTCAGCTGCCAGAACATAGAGGTGGCCGGCCTCACTGCCCTCTACCCAGG GCCAGAAGCAGTAAGATCAGATGTAGGGGTGCTGTCCACCTGTAACAACGCCTGTGGGTGTCACCAAAACCAGTGGGACCCAGTGTGCGGCCAGAACGGGGTCACCTACATCTCTCCGTGTTTGGCAGGGTGCACATCCACTCAAGGAGCAGGGAGGAACATG AGCTTCCATGGCTGCAGCTGTATCCAGAGTTCTGGCCTGAGTGTGGGGAACTCTTCGGCGGTTCTTGGCCAGTGTCCTCGGGAGAAGGCCTGTTCCACCATGGTCTACATCTACGTGGCTCTACAGGCTGTCAGCTTCTTCGTCTACTGCCTGGGCAGTACGCCTATGTTCATAATAACTCTCAG gagtgtggaGCCGGAACTGAAGTCTCTGTCTGTGGGAGTATTTATGCTGATGCTACGGGTCCTCG GGGGGATCCCTGCTCCTATGTACTTCGGGGCGCTGATCGACTCTACCTGTCTGAAATGGGGGAGTCGCAGGTGTGGGGGGAGTGGGGCATGCAGGCTCTATGACATCAACACCTTCAG GTGGCTGTTCTTAGGTGTGACCAGCTGTCTGCGGCTGCTGGGATACGTGATGTTCTGGGTGGCCATCACCCAGATCAAGAGGACCTTACTGAGAGCACGCCGTGCCCAGGACATTGAGCTGCAGAAGACCCAAGGAAACAGGGACCAGGCCCAGGACAACACAGAAAATGAGGCATCAGAGAAGATGAACATCAGTGATGGGCAGTCAGCCGATGGGAGTGAGAAGATGGGGATCACTGACAGTCTTGCAGCCAATGGGAATGACAAGATGAACATCATTGGAGGGCATGCAGCCACCGGGAGTGAGGGGATGAACATCGATGATAAAAATGCCAGGCAGACTGATGACTGA
- the LOC105893998 gene encoding solute carrier organic anion transporter family member 1C1, whose translation MSVVADEDRLTSREVLYVADKKARGEPCCSTLKMFIVALSFAYFSKALSGTYMKSAITQIERRFDLSSSLIGLIDGSFEMGNLLFLAFVSHFGAKMHRPRLIGMGCFLMAVGSALTGLPHFFMGRYKFDTVIQGWENNSVSISPCLDPAAALDYPEVKIEISQDMTAECEKEVGSHMWIYVFLGNALRGIGETPVTPLGISYIDDYAKAENSAFYIACLQTITLLGPMFGFLLGSMCARLYVDIGFVDVESVTITPKDARWVGAWWLGFFVSAGIMLLSGIPFLFLPRSLPKQGELPANPYNLPKTSTPGTDIKLAAVAKGFLPSLKRLVTTPTYFLLLCGAVLKFNSFIGLLTFKAKYMEQQFGQSASRANFLIGVLNLPVVALGIFLGGLLMKRYKLSVVAGAQFSFLTSFIAYLLLLLQYTTKCENVPVAGLTVAYNGTPGVSFDDQTLFSDCNSKCSCGPDEWDPVCSQNGITYMSPCLAGCSRSTGHGKYTVFHNCSCVLDSTPVDGSTSVHLGQCPRGPDCSRSFTSYMAVSVLSSFINSLGTTPGYMVIIRCISPELKSLALGIQTLVMRTLGGIPAPVYFGALIDSTCLKWGTKRCGGRGACRMYDTDMYRVIFLGLITCLSGCSYFFIIAVIVLLRRQFDEEKATAKEHSPKPGDIELLHHHQQHHPPYPQPTPNLGDGGGPTGPQGPRVQELVPNTWAGSEKTDSQTGSEDHQEGTEKDVEPPSPPSSPPSSPLRTETARAASPSTSQAEDQAQNHDGSANRNQHTEAQQGAPEG comes from the exons ATGAGTGTGGTGGCAGACGAGGACAGGCTGACCAGCCGAGAGGTCCTCTACGTTGCGGACAAGAAGGCCCGGGGAGAACCCTGCTGCTCCACgctaaag ATGTTCATTGTAGCTCTGTCCTTTGCCTACTTCTCCAAAGCGCTGTCAGGCACCTACATGAAGAGCGCCATCACACAGATCGAGAGACGTTTTgacctctccagctctctcatcGGCCTCATTGATGGCAGCTTTGAGATGG GTAATCTCCTCTTCCTGGCGTTCGTGAGTCACTTTGGGGCGAAGATGCACCGTCCTCGTCTGATCGGGATGGGCTGTTTCCTCATGGCAGTGGGCTCAGCGCTGACTGGACTGCCTCACTTCTTCATGGGACG gtataaGTTTGACACGGTGATCCAGGGCTGGGAGAACAACAGCGTGAGCATTAGTCCCTGTCTAGACCCCGCAGCAGCACTGGACTACCCAGAGGTCAAGATCGAGATCTCCCAGGACATGACCGCAG agtgtgagaaagaagtGGGATCACACATGTGGATCTATGTGTTTTTGGGGAATGCCCTAAGGGGCATTGGGGAAACCCCTGTCACCCCCCTAGGAATCTCCTACATTGATGACTACGCCAAGGCCGAAAATTCAGCCTTCTACATTG CTTGTCTGCAGACCATCACTCTGCTGGGCCCCATGTTTGGGTTCCTGTTGGGTTCCATGTGTGCCAGACTCTATGTGGATATCGGATTTGTGGATGTCG AGAGTGTGACCATCACTCCTAAGGATGCTCGGTGGGTGGGGGCATGGTGGCTCGGCTTCTTTGTGTCGGCTGGCATCATGCTGCTGTCAGGCATCCCCTTCCTGTTCCTGCCCCGCTCGCTGCCTAAGCAGGGCGAGCTGCCCGCCAACCCCTACAACCTGCCCAAGACGTCCACACCGGGCACCGACATCAAGCTCGCCGCAGTCGCTAAAG gcTTCCTGCCCTCTCTGAAACGCCTCGTGACTACGCCCACCTATTTCCTGTTGCTGTGTGGGGCCGTGCTGAAGTTCAACTCCTTCATTGGTCTGCTCACATTCAAGGCCAAATACATGGAGCAGCAGTTCGGCCAATCAGCATCAAGAGCCAATTTTCTGATTG GTGTGCTGAACCTGCCGGTGGTCGCCTTGGGGATCTTCCTGGGGGGGCTGCTGATGAAGAGGTACAAGCTGAGCGTTGTGGCGGGGGCGCAGTTCTCCTTCCTCACCTCCTTCATCGcgtatctcctcctcctcctccagtacaCCACCAAGTGTGAAAACGTCCCGGTGGCCGGACTCACCGTGGCCTACAacgg GACTCCTGGTGTGTCCTTTGACGATCAGACGCTGTTCTCTGACTGTAACAGCAAGTGCTCCTGTGGACCAGATGAGTGGGACCCGGTCTGCTCACAGAATGGCATCACGTACATGTCCCCCTGCCTGGCGGGGTGCAGCCGCTCTACTGGCCATGGCAAATACacg GTGTTCCATAACTGCAGCTGCGTGTTGGATTCcacaccagtagatggcagcacatCCGTGCATCTAGGCCAGTGTCCGCGGGGCCCGGACTGCAGTCGCAGCTTCACCTCCTACATGGCAGTGTCTGTGCTCAGCTCCTTCATCAACTCACTGGGCACCACCCCCGGATACATGGTCATCATACG GTGCATCAGTCCTGAGCTGAAGTCTCTGGCGCTGGGCATCCAGACACTAGTGATGAGGACTCTGG gaGGCATCCCGGCGCCGGTGTATTTCGGAGCCCTGATCGATTCCACCTGTCTAAAATGGGGCACGAAGAGATGTGGGGGCAGGGGCGCCTGCCGAATGTACGACACAGACATGTACcg ggtAATATTCCTGGGCCTGATCACCTGTCTCAGTGGATGCTCCTACTTCTTCATCATCGCCGTGATCGTGTTGCTAAGGCGACAGTTTGACGAGGAGAAAGCCACGGCGAAGGAGCACTCCCCAAAACCAGGGGACATCGAGCTCCTCCACCATCATCAACAACACCATCCCCCCTACCCCCAGCCCACCCCTAATCTAGGGGACGGAGGGGGGCCCACAGGCCCTCAGGGCCCCAGAGTTCAGGAGTTGGTACCAAACACCTGGGCAGGGTCAGAGAAGACTGACTCCCAGACCGGCAGCGAGGACCACCAGGAGGGAACCGAGAAAGACGTAGAACCACCCTCTCCTCCGTCTTCTCCTCCGTCTTCTCCTCTGAGAACCGAAACTGCTAGAGCCGCCAGCCCGTCCACCAGCCAAGCAGAGGATCAAGCCCAGAACCACGACGGCAGCGCCAACAGGAACCAGCACACAGAGGCCCAACAAGGAGCCCCAGAAGGCTGA